A genomic region of Manihot esculenta cultivar AM560-2 chromosome 15, M.esculenta_v8, whole genome shotgun sequence contains the following coding sequences:
- the LOC110601661 gene encoding non-specific lipid transfer protein GPI-anchored 5: MARREMALNFALILMSMLWAGAMAQSSCTNVLISMSPCLNYITGNSSTPSSQCCTQLSSVVRSSPQCLCEVLSGGGSSLGININQTQALALPGACNVQTPPISRCNASPPAASPAGTPEVPSTPSGTGSKTVPSTEVDGPGTSNGSLIKMSITLLSFLLFAASYVSAFMTY; this comes from the exons ATGGCACGCAGAGAGATGGCGTTGAATTTTGCTCTGATCTTAATGAGCATGCTATGGGCAGGAGCCATGGCTCAATCTAGTTGTACAAACGTCTTAATAAGCATGTCACCATGCCTGAACTACATCACAGGCAATTCTTCAACTCCATCTTCGCAGTGCTGCACACAGCTTTCTAGTGTAGTTCGCTCTTCCCCCCAGTGCTTGTGTGAGGTTCTAAGTGGTGGTGGCTCATCACTCGGGATAAACATCAATCAGACCCAGGCCCTAGCCTTACCTGGTGCTTGCAATGTTCAGACTCCTCCCATCAGCCGCTGCAATG CTTCTCCTCCAGCCGCATCTCCAGCAGGAACGCCAGAAGTTCCAAGTACACCTTCAG GAACTGGATCTAAAACTGTACCATCAACAGAAGTAGATGGCCCTGGAACCTCAAATGGAAGCCTCATCAAAATGTCAATCACACTGCTATCATTCCTTCTCTTTGCAGCCTCATATGTTTCAGCCTTCATGACATACTGA